The following proteins are co-located in the Nomia melanderi isolate GNS246 chromosome 1, iyNomMela1, whole genome shotgun sequence genome:
- the AQP gene encoding aquaporin has translation MAATLIALAVSTLYIALTNLIAYWARRYVNYYIRDPFVKSLFLEGIATAELCGACFELIIIADNWGVSMYGIYLFILTIWWSLNWGDATACPYTHIEDVIEGKKSLRDAFLLIWAELVGGLAIFRYVQLLWALEIVSTHKNRAFSDCTTDLQVPVIFGAAIECVATCIYRVVSHGLNEINPKFSVLIDSFIGTSLVIAAFDYSGGYFNPALATALKYGCLGTTFMEHVIVYWVGACAGSIVSLRVYRQPSIQSYVGRYKEKTL, from the exons ATGGCTGCAACGTTGATTGCGTTAGCTGTTTCCACGTTATACATAGCACTTACGAATCTTATAGCATATTGGGCGAGAAGATATGTGAATTATTATATACGGGATCCATTTGTCAAGTCCCTATTCTTGGAAGGTATCGCTACTGCCGAACTATGCGGGGCATGCTTCGAACTTATAATAA TCGCTGACAATTGGGGTGTCTCTATGTACggcatatatttattcatattgaCGATTTGGTGGTCCCTGAACTGGGGCGACGCGACTGCCTGCCCTTATACACACATCGAGGATGTCATCGAGGGGAAGAAATCACTGCGCGACGCTTTTCTTTTAATCTGGGCCGAACTCGTCGGCGGCCTTGCCATCTTTAGATACGTTCAATTACTCTGGGCACTGGAAATCGTTTCAACGCACAAAAATAGAGCTTTCTCGGACTGCACCACCGATTTGCAA GTACCTGTAATTTTCGGAGCGGCTATCGAATGTGTGGCAAcctgtatatacagggtggtctCGCATGgcttaaacgaaataaatccgAAGTTTAGTGTTCTAATTGACTCTTTCATCGGGACAAGTTTGGTCATTGCAG CGTTTGATTATTCCGGCGGCTACTTTAATCCAGCACTGGCTACCGCTTTGAAATACGGATGTTTGGGAACTACTTTTATGGAGCACGTGATAGTCTATTGGGTCGGCGCATGTGCCGGCTCCATTGTCTCTTTACGAGTTTACAGGCAGCCGTCTATTCAAAGCTACGTGGGACGGTATAAGGAGAAAACCCTTTAA